ATATAAGACATTGGTATAAGACAATTCACTCTGTAATGAAAAGCCTAAGATGTTAAACTTATGCAACGGGCGTTTGGATTCCAAGGAATATAAAGGAAGGTCATCGGCTTTTAGTTTTTCACCAAAATCAAGCCAAGGTGCGTATGCCCTCTCGGCAATAATATCTTTCTGTCGGTTTAAAACTGAATAAAGAATCTTTAAGCCGTAATTTGACATACCGATTTCATAAATTTCCGGCATTATTAAACAAAAATAAAGCGAATTATTTTGTGGTTCTTTATGGTAGACATTATATTCATTACCGAGATATCGGATTGGTTTTGTAACCAATGGTAAAATTCTTTTCAATTTGTCTTCGAGCATAAACTAAATAATTCCGTTTTCATTGTAATTACAAAATATCATAAAGTCAATCATTGTTACATTTT
The window above is part of the candidate division WOR-3 bacterium genome. Proteins encoded here:
- a CDS encoding B12-binding domain-containing radical SAM protein, yielding MLEDKLKRILPLVTKPIRYLGNEYNVYHKEPQNNSLYFCLIMPEIYEIGMSNYGLKILYSVLNRQKDIIAERAYAPWLDFGEKLKADDLPLYSLESKRPLHKFNILGFSLQSELSYTNVLY